One Kaistella polysaccharea DNA segment encodes these proteins:
- a CDS encoding ribonuclease Z: protein MSTFLTILGFNSAIPTINSAPTAQFLEMDERSFLIDCGEGTQVQLRKAKARFSKINHIFISHLHGDHCFGLPGLIASFRLLGRETPLHVYGPQGIKDMLETIFRLSETHRSFEVVYHELQSKESEKIYEDHKLEVFTIPLNHRIYCNGYLFREKPKERHLNMEEVSKYAEIETCDYQNLKNGKDFILSDGYVLKNEVLTTDPSKSVSYAFCSDTRYSETILPLIKEVDVLYHESTFLHELKEMADYTGHTTALEAARIARKANVGKLILGHFSNRYGDLSVFTDEAREVFPNSFLPTALIPVKIG from the coding sequence TTGAGCACTTTTCTTACCATACTGGGTTTTAATTCAGCCATTCCAACCATTAATTCTGCGCCTACTGCGCAGTTTCTGGAAATGGACGAGCGCAGTTTTCTTATTGATTGCGGTGAGGGAACTCAAGTCCAGTTGAGAAAAGCGAAAGCACGGTTTTCGAAAATTAACCATATTTTTATTTCGCACCTTCACGGTGACCACTGTTTTGGATTACCTGGTTTAATCGCCTCATTTCGACTTTTAGGAAGAGAAACACCGCTTCATGTGTACGGCCCACAAGGCATAAAAGATATGCTAGAAACCATCTTTCGGTTGAGCGAAACGCATAGAAGTTTTGAAGTCGTGTATCATGAACTTCAAAGTAAAGAATCCGAGAAAATTTACGAGGATCATAAACTGGAAGTTTTCACAATTCCTTTAAATCACCGCATTTATTGCAATGGTTATCTTTTCCGGGAAAAGCCGAAAGAGCGCCATTTAAATATGGAAGAAGTTTCTAAATATGCGGAGATAGAAACGTGTGATTATCAAAATTTGAAAAACGGAAAAGATTTTATTTTAAGCGATGGCTACGTTTTGAAGAATGAAGTATTGACGACAGATCCATCAAAATCTGTTTCCTATGCATTTTGTAGTGATACGCGATATTCTGAAACCATTCTGCCTTTAATTAAGGAAGTTGATGTTTTGTATCATGAATCTACCTTCCTACACGAATTGAAGGAAATGGCAGATTATACAGGTCATACTACAGCGCTGGAAGCAGCACGAATCGCGAGAAAAGCCAATGTTGGAAAGTTAATTCTGGGTCATTTCTCCAACCGTTACGGCGACTTATCGGTTTTCACAGATGAAGCCAGAGAAGTTTTTCCCAACAGTTTTCTACCAACTGCGTTAATTCCTGTGAAGATTGGTTAG
- a CDS encoding TIGR02757 family protein: protein MTLSELKDFLDEKADFYNNIEFIENDPISIPHRFSLKQDIEIAGFLTATISWGNRKSIINDAEKMMNFMGNSPFDFIQNIQESDLKNLEKISIHRTFNGEDFREFILNLKRVYLENESLENHFLIKHKEENFYHSFHRFRENFIGENIHRSKKHVSSTYRNSSAKRLMMFLRWMVRQDRKGVDFGIWKNIDQKYLSVPLDVHTGNISRKLNLIQRKQNDWKTVEEMDLILRKFNSKDPAKYDFALFGLGVTKEF, encoded by the coding sequence ATGACGCTTTCCGAACTTAAAGATTTCCTTGATGAGAAGGCAGATTTCTACAATAATATAGAATTTATAGAGAACGATCCCATTTCAATTCCTCATCGGTTTTCTTTAAAGCAGGATATTGAAATTGCAGGATTTCTTACTGCTACAATTTCGTGGGGAAACCGAAAGTCTATTATCAACGATGCTGAAAAAATGATGAATTTCATGGGAAATTCACCGTTTGATTTTATTCAAAATATACAGGAAAGTGACTTGAAAAATTTAGAAAAAATAAGTATACATCGTACTTTTAATGGAGAAGATTTTCGAGAATTTATTTTAAATTTGAAAAGAGTTTATTTGGAAAACGAAAGTTTAGAGAATCACTTTTTAATAAAACATAAAGAGGAAAATTTCTACCATTCATTTCATCGATTTCGGGAAAATTTTATTGGAGAAAATATTCATAGAAGTAAAAAACACGTGAGTTCAACGTATAGAAATTCATCTGCAAAAAGACTGATGATGTTTCTTCGCTGGATGGTTCGGCAGGATCGAAAAGGCGTGGATTTTGGGATTTGGAAGAATATTGATCAGAAATATTTATCTGTTCCGCTGGATGTGCATACGGGAAATATTTCGCGGAAACTAAATCTTATTCAGCGCAAACAGAACGACTGGAAGACAGTTGAGGAAATGGATCTCATCTTACGGAAATTTAATTCTAAAGACCCTGCGAAATATGACTTTGCACTTTTTGGTTTGGGAGTTACAAAGGAATTTTAA
- a CDS encoding DUF1003 domain-containing protein has product MTKREEETKEKIDFLVRVTDGVMWWIGSIPSLIVHSLLFITAFSLPFFGLVDFDKMLLVLTTVLSLEAIYLAIFIQMSVNRSQEHIEDLKEDVNEIQEDIEDIQEDIEEISEDIDDIQEDIEDIAEDEEDEDHNERARNVMLKSNVATNKTQITSLKGKISELEHLLEELKKEDK; this is encoded by the coding sequence ATGACGAAGAGAGAAGAAGAAACTAAAGAGAAAATAGATTTTCTGGTGCGCGTGACCGATGGCGTAATGTGGTGGATTGGCTCTATACCGTCGCTTATTGTGCATTCGCTCCTTTTTATTACCGCCTTTTCTCTGCCATTTTTTGGCCTGGTTGATTTTGATAAGATGCTTCTTGTTCTTACGACCGTTTTGTCTTTAGAAGCGATTTATCTGGCTATTTTCATTCAGATGTCGGTGAATAGAAGTCAGGAACATATTGAGGATTTGAAAGAAGATGTGAACGAAATTCAAGAAGACATCGAAGATATTCAGGAAGATATTGAAGAAATTAGTGAAGATATCGATGATATTCAGGAAGACATTGAAGATATTGCGGAAGATGAAGAAGACGAAGATCACAACGAGCGCGCGAGAAATGTAATGTTGAAAAGCAATGTTGCCACCAATAAAACACAGATTACTTCTTTAAAAGGAAAAATTTCTGAGCTCGAACATTTGTTGGAAGAATTGAAAAAAGAAGATAAATAG
- the rsmA gene encoding 16S rRNA (adenine(1518)-N(6)/adenine(1519)-N(6))-dimethyltransferase RsmA: MSVRAKKHLGQHFLTDENIAKNIVDGLTYNPGGKVLEIGPGMGVLTKYILEKDTELFLAEIDTESIQYLKTNYATLDEEHFVGDFLKLNIAETFADEISIIGNFPYNISSQILFKIIDYYQNIPEMVGMFQKEVAERTAAVPRTKDYGILSVLVQALYDVKYLFTVHENVFNPPPKVKSGVIRLTRNPKEGLTGNEVLFKQIVKAGFGQRRKKLSNSLKVLNIPEKLQTHEFMSKRAEELSVADFIGFTKLWKSYL, encoded by the coding sequence ATGAGCGTAAGAGCGAAGAAACATTTAGGTCAGCATTTTCTGACTGATGAAAATATTGCCAAAAATATTGTCGATGGCCTGACTTATAATCCAGGAGGAAAAGTATTAGAAATCGGTCCCGGAATGGGCGTACTCACCAAATATATTTTAGAAAAAGACACTGAACTATTTCTCGCGGAAATCGATACAGAGTCTATTCAGTATTTGAAAACAAATTATGCAACACTTGATGAGGAGCATTTTGTAGGAGATTTTCTGAAACTTAATATTGCAGAAACATTCGCAGATGAGATCTCAATTATCGGAAATTTCCCTTATAATATTTCGTCTCAGATATTATTTAAAATTATAGATTATTACCAGAATATTCCGGAGATGGTCGGTATGTTTCAAAAAGAAGTTGCCGAAAGAACAGCCGCAGTTCCCCGCACAAAGGATTATGGAATTTTGTCTGTATTGGTGCAGGCACTTTACGATGTAAAATATCTTTTCACCGTACACGAAAACGTTTTTAATCCACCACCGAAAGTTAAATCAGGTGTTATTCGGCTGACCAGAAATCCAAAAGAAGGTTTAACCGGAAATGAAGTTTTATTTAAACAAATCGTAAAGGCAGGTTTTGGACAAAGACGTAAAAAACTTTCTAATTCTTTGAAAGTTTTAAATATTCCAGAAAAATTACAAACACACGAATTTATGAGCAAGCGCGCCGAGGAATTATCGGTCGCTGATTTTATTGGTTTTACAAAACTTTGGAAATCCTATTTATAA
- a CDS encoding cell division protein FtsX — MAKTVEDFNKRRLRSSNITVVISIALVLFLLGLMGLILINAQKYSDYIKEQLVVNAYFDENYEVKDSVKIAKLEQETFNKIQTLAPVKRATYISREMAAEEARKSMGIESSALFEENIFPSSVEIALKPEYVDPAKIDEAIKQIKSTKGITDVKNNSTLMVEVYNNLNNILKWILGFSVLFLILAVVLINNSIRLKIFSKRFIIKTMQLVGAKRRFILKPFIKEAIILGVVGALLGLAVLFGAWYYFITQIGTPFAQDNNQLIILVVGIFFGGILITVLSTIFATWRFLRTNVDDLYYS, encoded by the coding sequence ATGGCTAAGACAGTTGAGGATTTTAACAAAAGAAGACTTCGGTCCAGTAATATAACGGTAGTAATCAGTATTGCGCTGGTATTATTTTTATTGGGATTGATGGGACTTATTCTAATTAACGCTCAGAAATATTCTGATTATATCAAAGAGCAGTTGGTGGTGAATGCTTACTTCGACGAAAACTATGAAGTAAAAGATTCCGTAAAAATTGCCAAACTTGAACAGGAAACTTTTAATAAAATACAGACCTTAGCGCCCGTAAAAAGAGCCACCTATATTTCCCGCGAAATGGCAGCTGAAGAGGCTCGAAAAAGCATGGGAATTGAAAGCAGCGCACTTTTTGAAGAAAATATTTTCCCGTCCTCCGTAGAAATTGCATTGAAACCTGAATATGTAGATCCCGCAAAGATCGATGAAGCCATCAAACAAATTAAATCTACCAAAGGCATTACCGATGTTAAAAATAACAGTACGCTGATGGTGGAAGTTTACAACAATCTGAATAACATTTTGAAATGGATTTTAGGATTTTCTGTTTTGTTTTTAATTCTTGCCGTGGTTTTAATTAATAATTCCATCCGTCTAAAAATATTCTCTAAACGATTTATTATAAAAACAATGCAGCTTGTTGGTGCAAAACGTCGTTTCATTTTAAAACCATTTATTAAAGAAGCAATCATACTTGGAGTAGTCGGAGCTTTACTTGGCCTCGCTGTTTTGTTCGGCGCTTGGTACTATTTTATCACCCAAATCGGAACACCATTTGCGCAAGACAATAATCAACTTATCATTCTGGTCGTAGGTATATTTTTCGGTGGTATTTTAATCACTGTTTTGAGTACTATTTTTGCCACATGGCGTTTCTTACGTACAAATGTAGACGATCTTTATTATTCTTAA
- a CDS encoding DUF3098 domain-containing protein: MSKKVKNTATKSYNLPVEEKGGFYFGRENYKWMLIGLALIFLGFVLMMGADANTVDGKYDPNVWNEGIFSIRRIRIAPLLVVIGFAVEVYAILKRNKA, from the coding sequence ATGAGCAAAAAAGTTAAAAATACTGCGACAAAATCCTACAATTTACCTGTTGAAGAAAAAGGTGGATTTTATTTTGGCAGAGAAAATTACAAATGGATGTTGATTGGTTTGGCTTTAATTTTCCTCGGATTTGTGTTGATGATGGGCGCTGATGCCAATACAGTCGACGGGAAATACGATCCAAATGTTTGGAATGAAGGAATCTTCTCCATCCGTCGCATCAGAATTGCACCGCTTCTTGTGGTGATCGGCTTTGCAGTTGAAGTATATGCTATTCTGAAAAGAAATAAGGCCTAA
- a CDS encoding undecaprenyl-diphosphate phosphatase → MDLIKAIIIAIIEGLTEFLPVSSTAHMIFTSSLFGIQEDEFVKMFQVSIQFGAILAVVFLYWKKFFDFKNFDFYLKLALAVIPALVLGKLFDDKIEAVLGDPVPIAIVLILGGVVLLFVDKFFKNPVIDDEKDVSYKSALIIGFWQCLAMMPGTSRSAASIIGGMQQKLTRKAAAEFSFFLAVPTMLAVTVYSLVLKDWNHAGNTQKGYELLMQGNNMMLFLVGNVVAFVVAVLAIKFFIGVLTKYGFRPWGWYRIIVGIVLLIYFTQFQ, encoded by the coding sequence ATGGATTTAATCAAAGCAATTATTATTGCAATTATTGAAGGTCTTACCGAATTTCTTCCAGTATCTTCCACGGCGCACATGATTTTCACGAGTTCCCTTTTTGGAATTCAAGAAGATGAATTTGTGAAAATGTTTCAGGTTTCCATTCAATTTGGAGCGATTCTCGCCGTTGTATTTCTTTATTGGAAAAAATTCTTCGATTTCAAAAACTTTGATTTTTATCTAAAACTCGCACTTGCCGTGATTCCGGCGCTTGTGTTGGGTAAATTGTTCGATGATAAAATAGAAGCGGTTTTAGGTGATCCTGTTCCCATCGCAATCGTCTTGATTTTGGGCGGAGTGGTTTTACTTTTCGTGGATAAATTTTTTAAAAATCCAGTCATTGATGACGAGAAAGATGTTTCCTACAAAAGCGCATTAATCATTGGTTTTTGGCAATGTTTGGCCATGATGCCTGGAACGAGTAGGAGTGCGGCTTCCATTATTGGAGGAATGCAACAAAAGTTGACTCGAAAAGCGGCCGCAGAATTTTCCTTTTTCTTGGCAGTTCCGACCATGTTGGCGGTTACGGTTTACTCTTTGGTTTTAAAGGATTGGAATCACGCCGGAAACACCCAGAAAGGATACGAATTATTAATGCAAGGCAACAATATGATGCTGTTTTTAGTGGGAAATGTCGTCGCCTTTGTGGTGGCGGTTTTGGCAATTAAATTTTTTATCGGTGTTCTTACGAAATATGGATTTAGACCTTGGGGTTGGTACCGGATAATCGTGGGGATTGTATTATTAATTTATTTCACACAGTTTCAGTAA
- the truB gene encoding tRNA pseudouridine(55) synthase TruB → MTDTDLLEGQIILLDKPLDWTSFQAVNKLKFKLKSEFNLPKKFKIGHAGTLDPRATGLLIVCTGKFTKIIPEIQDAPKEYFTEVKIGAQTESYDTEKPEILHQDISEISEEQIKETLEKFIGEIDQKPPIFSAIKIEGNRAYDLARKGKDVEMKSRKTTINYIKDVEIELPFIRFTVGCSKGTYIRSLAHDIGQDLGVGAYLTNLRRTKIGDYLIENASSDYLENDYRFQNFAH, encoded by the coding sequence ATGACTGATACCGATCTTTTAGAAGGCCAAATAATTCTCCTCGATAAACCTTTGGACTGGACAAGTTTTCAGGCAGTTAACAAGCTTAAATTTAAACTGAAAAGTGAATTTAACCTTCCTAAAAAATTTAAAATCGGACATGCTGGGACTTTAGATCCGCGCGCGACAGGATTATTAATTGTCTGTACCGGAAAATTCACTAAAATAATCCCGGAAATTCAAGATGCGCCGAAAGAATATTTCACTGAAGTAAAAATTGGCGCACAAACAGAATCTTACGACACGGAGAAACCGGAGATTCTCCACCAGGATATTTCGGAAATCAGCGAAGAACAGATTAAGGAAACTTTAGAAAAATTTATCGGAGAAATAGATCAAAAACCGCCTATTTTTTCGGCCATCAAAATTGAGGGAAACCGCGCTTATGATTTAGCCAGAAAAGGAAAAGACGTCGAAATGAAATCCCGCAAAACAACCATTAATTATATCAAGGATGTTGAGATTGAATTGCCGTTTATTAGATTTACAGTGGGTTGCTCCAAAGGTACTTATATAAGAAGCTTAGCGCACGATATCGGTCAGGATTTAGGAGTTGGAGCTTACCTTACGAATCTCAGACGTACGAAAATCGGAGATTATCTTATTGAGAATGCAAGTTCAGATTATCTGGAAAACGACTATCGTTTTCAGAATTTTGCTCATTAA
- the rluF gene encoding 23S rRNA pseudouridine(2604) synthase RluF, producing MDSEKTRINKYLSEVGFCSRREADRLLEQGRITINGVVPEMGTKVSDEDEIFVDGNSIRKTEEKHVYIVLNKPVGIVCTTDTKRERDNIVEFVNHPKRIFPIGRLDKPSEGLIMLTSDGDIVNKILRARNNHEKEYIVRVDKPITPKFLMQMRGGIPILDTMTNKCVVEQIDNLSFRIVLTQGLNRQIRRMCEFCGYEVKKLKRIRIMNIKLDLPVGKWRDITVEEMRELEKLLSDSDKTVD from the coding sequence ATGGATTCAGAAAAAACAAGAATTAATAAATACCTTTCGGAAGTTGGTTTTTGCTCCCGCAGAGAAGCCGACCGTTTATTGGAACAAGGCAGAATTACCATCAACGGCGTTGTGCCGGAAATGGGAACCAAAGTTTCTGATGAAGACGAAATCTTTGTCGATGGAAATTCGATTCGGAAAACGGAAGAAAAGCACGTTTATATCGTTTTAAATAAACCGGTTGGAATTGTCTGTACAACCGATACCAAAAGAGAGCGCGATAATATTGTAGAGTTTGTTAATCATCCGAAAAGAATTTTCCCGATCGGCCGATTAGATAAACCGAGCGAAGGTTTGATTATGCTCACATCTGATGGCGATATCGTAAATAAAATCCTGCGCGCAAGAAATAACCACGAAAAAGAGTATATCGTGCGTGTTGACAAGCCGATTACGCCCAAATTCTTAATGCAAATGCGTGGTGGAATTCCGATTTTAGATACCATGACGAACAAATGTGTTGTGGAGCAAATCGATAATTTGTCGTTCCGGATTGTTTTAACGCAAGGTCTTAATCGCCAGATTCGCCGAATGTGTGAATTCTGCGGTTATGAGGTAAAAAAACTGAAACGCATTAGAATCATGAACATCAAACTTGATCTTCCGGTAGGAAAATGGCGAGATATTACGGTCGAGGAAATGCGTGAACTGGAAAAATTACTGAGTGATTCCGATAAAACCGTTGATTAA
- a CDS encoding phosphohydrolase, with amino-acid sequence MTKDELLNKAIKIAQKAHKGQTDKFGTPYIGHVIRVMNSGKTYDEKIVGVLHDVIEDCPEITLDYLLAEGFPNDIVVAIECLTKSPPDQDYTEFVQQTEKSPLAVRVKLNDLEDNMDLKRFTQTLTERDMKRLNKYLTAYLYLKQKY; translated from the coding sequence ATGACAAAAGATGAACTGCTGAATAAAGCAATCAAAATTGCACAAAAAGCCCATAAAGGGCAAACTGATAAATTTGGAACGCCTTACATCGGACACGTTATTCGCGTGATGAACTCGGGAAAAACTTATGACGAAAAAATTGTGGGAGTTCTACATGACGTCATTGAAGATTGTCCGGAGATAACACTGGATTATCTTTTAGCAGAAGGGTTTCCAAATGATATTGTTGTTGCCATCGAATGCTTAACAAAATCTCCACCCGATCAGGATTATACCGAATTTGTACAACAGACGGAAAAATCACCACTTGCAGTTCGAGTGAAATTGAACGATTTGGAAGATAATATGGATTTGAAGCGATTTACGCAAACGCTGACGGAAAGAGATATGAAACGGCTCAATAAATATTTAACCGCATATCTCTACTTGAAGCAGAAATATTAA
- a CDS encoding YegP family protein: protein MGKFIISTRKNGDLQFNLKAGNGHVILSSEGYKSKTACNNGIESVRKNAADDSRYEKHTSSNGKCYFNLKATNGQVIGTSELYESLSGMENGIESVKMNSANAIIMEEQLE from the coding sequence ATGGGAAAATTTATTATTTCGACGAGAAAAAACGGCGATCTTCAATTTAATTTGAAAGCCGGGAACGGACATGTTATTCTCTCCAGCGAGGGATACAAATCAAAAACTGCCTGCAACAACGGAATTGAATCGGTAAGGAAAAATGCCGCTGATGATTCCCGTTACGAGAAACACACATCTTCTAACGGAAAATGCTATTTCAACCTCAAAGCTACTAACGGACAGGTAATTGGGACGAGTGAATTGTACGAATCCCTGAGCGGTATGGAAAATGGAATTGAATCGGTAAAAATGAATTCTGCCAACGCGATAATTATGGAAGAACAATTGGAGTGA
- a CDS encoding DUF1003 domain-containing protein, translating to MRNKKYVLDLLKSENDQLQKIHGIIEKAITEETLITTTIQETDEARSYGEKLSDKVAELGGSWKFIIIFGVLLMIWIFYNTEIMRNKSFDPYPYILLNLILSCIAAIQAPIIMMSQNRKEVKDRKRSINDYMINLKSEIEIRNLHEKVDLSIIDQYKHLCDIQQKQLELLEEVNKKLRLMTKL from the coding sequence ATGAGAAATAAAAAATATGTCCTCGATCTTTTGAAAAGTGAAAATGACCAGCTTCAGAAAATACACGGAATTATTGAAAAAGCCATAACAGAAGAAACACTTATCACCACTACAATTCAAGAAACTGACGAAGCGCGGAGTTATGGGGAAAAACTGTCCGACAAAGTGGCAGAACTTGGTGGCAGTTGGAAGTTCATTATCATCTTCGGCGTATTGCTCATGATCTGGATTTTTTACAATACTGAAATCATGCGCAATAAAAGTTTTGATCCTTATCCGTATATTTTACTCAATTTGATCTTGTCCTGTATCGCGGCCATTCAGGCACCGATCATTATGATGAGCCAAAACAGAAAAGAAGTGAAAGACCGAAAAAGATCCATCAACGATTATATGATCAATTTAAAATCTGAAATCGAAATTAGAAATCTGCATGAAAAAGTAGATTTATCAATCATTGATCAATACAAACACCTTTGCGATATTCAACAGAAACAACTTGAACTTTTAGAAGAGGTGAATAAAAAACTGCGCTTAATGACAAAACTATAA
- a CDS encoding AcvB/VirJ family lysyl-phosphatidylglycerol hydrolase codes for MKKLLRFLTIIAVLTLLSCQKSEYFPVAEWNRNSDKPIIFYISGDAGFNTFSKTFAMELHRYNYDVFALNTKKYFWNKKTPVQAANDTENYLKKIIKNRKNKKIILIGYSYGADVAPFIYNRFDLEFQGNIKDLIIIGPSKVNDFEIHLQEYITGPLQYGYSVTSEINRLKNVTFTLVVSDFENKYFPRQDITLKNYKFLHLAGNHHFSGNTKMLADAVVKYF; via the coding sequence ATGAAAAAGCTCCTCAGATTCCTAACGATCATCGCTGTTCTGACCCTTCTTTCTTGTCAAAAAAGCGAATATTTCCCCGTCGCAGAGTGGAACAGAAATAGTGATAAACCTATCATATTTTATATCAGTGGTGATGCAGGTTTTAATACTTTTTCCAAAACTTTTGCGATGGAACTTCATCGATATAATTATGACGTTTTTGCCTTAAATACCAAAAAATATTTCTGGAATAAAAAAACACCTGTACAAGCCGCAAATGACACTGAGAATTATCTTAAAAAAATTATCAAAAACCGTAAAAACAAAAAAATTATCCTCATCGGCTATTCTTACGGAGCAGATGTGGCACCTTTTATTTACAATCGATTTGATCTAGAATTTCAGGGAAATATTAAAGATTTAATCATCATTGGACCCTCAAAAGTAAACGATTTTGAAATTCATCTGCAGGAATATATTACCGGTCCGCTGCAGTACGGCTACAGTGTTACCAGTGAAATAAATCGTCTTAAAAATGTGACGTTCACATTGGTAGTCAGTGATTTTGAAAATAAATATTTTCCGCGCCAGGACATTACTTTGAAAAACTATAAGTTTTTACATCTGGCGGGAAACCATCATTTTTCTGGAAATACAAAGATGCTTGCAGACGCCGTTGTCAAATATTTTTGA